The following proteins are co-located in the Pseudarthrobacter siccitolerans genome:
- a CDS encoding DUF4233 domain-containing protein — MARLTKAQREWRPGMPKKRRSTKVMFASTVLLLEAFVMFFATLAVFGLRRGEFPPALILGTGIALSVVMIAACAFLSKPWGIGLGWILQLVLILTGILEPAMFLVGALFALAWWYGIRTGMRLDREAGQRAREQSEWEAAHPDQAAGPGQQPQSP; from the coding sequence GTGGCCAGGCTGACGAAGGCCCAGCGCGAATGGCGGCCGGGCATGCCCAAGAAGCGCCGCTCCACCAAGGTGATGTTTGCCTCCACCGTGCTGCTGCTGGAAGCTTTCGTGATGTTTTTCGCCACCCTGGCGGTGTTCGGGCTGCGCCGGGGGGAATTCCCCCCGGCGCTGATCCTGGGCACCGGCATCGCTCTGAGCGTGGTGATGATCGCGGCGTGTGCCTTCCTCAGCAAGCCCTGGGGGATTGGACTGGGCTGGATCCTGCAGCTCGTCCTGATCCTCACCGGAATTCTCGAGCCGGCCATGTTCCTGGTGGGAGCCCTGTTCGCCCTTGCCTGGTGGTACGGGATCCGGACGGGCATGCGGCTGGACCGGGAAGCCGGCCAGCGGGCCCGCGAGCAGTCTGAATGGGAAGCGGCCCATCCGGACCAGGCCGCCGGGCCGGGGCAGCAGCCCCAGTCCCCGTAG
- a CDS encoding bifunctional folylpolyglutamate synthase/dihydrofolate synthase — protein sequence MTDEFSVESVYAELLGRAPENKMEPRLAPLFRAMDVLGEPNKAYPIIHVTGTNGKTSTARMIESVLRAHGLSTGRYTSPHLSKVTERISIDGQPVSDETFVRIWDEIRPYLQIVDAELEADGQPRLTYFECLTILGFAIFADQPVNVAVIEVGLGGITDATNVGDGQVSVVTPISLDHTDLLGDTTEDIAHEKAGIIKPGGYLVSAAQPLDAAQVLLEKAKDVGVPFKFEGVEFGVESRTVAVGGQMVTIQGIAGRYPDLLVPLHGAHQAQNAAVAVAALEAFFGGEKELGFDVLQEGFAAVTSPGRLEVVRTAPTIVVDAAHNPDGVKVSAAALQEAFTFTRLVPVVGILKEKDAEEILRQLKESLGGMAEEYCFTQSNSPRAVPAAELAELAIDLGFGEDNVHVEEKLDDALEWAVERAEANDDLSGGVLVTGSITLVAEARILLGKTEA from the coding sequence ATGACTGACGAATTTTCCGTAGAGAGCGTCTACGCCGAACTGCTGGGCCGGGCGCCGGAGAACAAGATGGAGCCGCGGCTGGCCCCGTTGTTCCGGGCCATGGACGTGCTGGGGGAGCCCAACAAGGCGTACCCGATCATCCACGTGACCGGGACCAACGGCAAGACTTCCACGGCCCGCATGATCGAATCGGTGTTGCGGGCCCACGGCCTCAGCACCGGGCGGTACACCAGCCCGCACCTGTCCAAGGTGACCGAGCGCATCAGCATCGACGGGCAGCCTGTCTCCGATGAAACGTTCGTCCGGATCTGGGACGAAATCCGGCCGTACCTGCAGATTGTGGACGCGGAACTGGAAGCGGACGGGCAGCCGCGCCTGACCTACTTCGAATGCCTCACCATCCTCGGCTTTGCCATCTTCGCGGACCAGCCCGTCAACGTGGCGGTCATCGAAGTGGGACTCGGCGGCATCACGGATGCCACCAACGTGGGCGACGGACAGGTTTCGGTGGTCACGCCCATCTCGCTGGACCACACGGACCTGCTGGGGGACACCACCGAGGACATCGCCCACGAAAAGGCCGGGATCATCAAACCCGGCGGCTACCTCGTCAGCGCGGCCCAGCCCCTTGACGCGGCGCAGGTCCTGCTGGAGAAGGCCAAGGACGTTGGTGTTCCCTTCAAATTCGAAGGCGTGGAGTTCGGCGTCGAGTCCCGCACCGTGGCAGTGGGTGGCCAGATGGTCACCATCCAGGGCATCGCCGGGCGCTACCCTGACTTGCTGGTGCCGCTGCACGGAGCCCACCAGGCACAAAACGCCGCCGTAGCGGTGGCAGCCCTGGAAGCCTTCTTCGGTGGTGAAAAGGAACTCGGCTTCGACGTGCTGCAGGAAGGATTTGCCGCCGTCACCTCCCCGGGCCGGCTCGAAGTGGTCCGCACGGCACCCACCATCGTGGTGGACGCCGCCCACAACCCCGACGGCGTCAAAGTGTCGGCAGCCGCCCTTCAGGAAGCGTTCACCTTCACCAGGCTGGTGCCGGTGGTGGGAATCCTCAAGGAAAAGGACGCCGAGGAAATCCTTCGCCAGCTCAAGGAATCCCTGGGCGGCATGGCCGAGGAGTACTGCTTCACGCAGTCGAACTCCCCGCGGGCGGTCCCGGCGGCCGAACTTGCCGAACTGGCCATTGACCTTGGCTTCGGTGAGGACAACGTGCACGTGGAGGAAAAGCTCGACGACGCCCTGGAGTGGGCTGTGGAACGCGCCGAAGCCAACGACGACCTTTCCGGCGGCGTGCTGGTGACCGGCTCCATCACCCTGGTGGCCGAAGCCCGGATCCTGCTCGGAAAGACAGAGGCGTAG